One Dama dama isolate Ldn47 chromosome 18, ASM3311817v1, whole genome shotgun sequence DNA window includes the following coding sequences:
- the THAP5 gene encoding THAP domain-containing protein 5, producing MPRYCAAICCKNRRGRNNKERKLSFYPFPLHDKERLEKWLKNMKRDSWVPSKYQFLCSDHFTPDSLDIRWGIRYLKQTAIPTIFSLPEDNQEKDPSKKKSQKKKLKSEKEVCLKAKSEESFSSNEPKKHPVNTDLLPEHAELLESSALVKPPDPKAESVQNNILTLSLVKEDTRKPASTLQTSVNQDMGIGGFHTSFENLSSTTITLTTSNSEGIQQPLETQEVIEITTNHLASPHFTNNSVEIKSAQENPFIFSTVTQTVEELNTDKESVIAIFVPTENSKPAINSFIPAPKETVEMEEDIDIEDSYKDEDYESEVLQIEHSYCRQDINKEHLWQKVSKLHSKITLLELQEQQTLGRLKSLEALIRQLKQENWLSEENVKIIENHFTTYEVTMI from the exons ATGCCCCGCTATTGCGCAGCGATTTGCTGTAAGAACCGCCGGGGACGAAATAATAAAGAGCGGAAGCTTAGTTTTTACCC gtttCCTCTACATGACAAAgaaagacttgaaaaatggttAAAGAATATGAAACGAGATTCATGGGTTCCAAGTAAATACCAGTTCCTGTGTAGTGACCATTTTACTCCTGACTCTCTTGACATCAGATGGGGTATTCGCTATTTGAAACAAACTGCAATTCCAACAATATTTTCTTTGCCTGAAGACAATCAG gAGAAagatccttcaaaaaaaaaatctcagaagaaaaaattgaaaagtgaGAAAGAAGTATGCCTAAAAGCCAAGTCAGAAGAATCTTTTTCATCAAATGAGCCAAAGAAGCATCCAGTTAATACAGATCTCCTCCCTGAACATGCAGAATTACTTGAATCATCTGCCTTGGTAAAGCCACCAGATCCAAAAGCAGAAAGTGTGCAAAATAACATATTAACTCTTAGTCTAGTTAAAGAAGATACCAGAAAACCAGCATCTACCTTGCAAACATCAGTTAACCAAGACATGGGTATAGGTGGTTTTCACACATCATTTGAGAATCTAAGTTCTACAACTATTACTTTGACAACTTCAAATTCAGAGGGTATTCAGCAGCCTTTAGAAACCCAAGAAGTGATTGAAATAACTACTAATCATCTTGCTAGCCCACACTTTACAAATAATTCTGTGGAAATTAAGTCAGCACAGGAAAATCCATTCATATTCAGCACAGTTACTCAAACAGTTGAAGAATTAaacactgataaagaatccgttATTGCCATTTTTGTACCTACAGAAAATTCCAAACCTGCAATTAATTCTTTTATACCTGCCCccaaagaaacagtggaaatggaagAAGATATAGACATTGAAGACTCATATAAGGATGAAGACTATGAGTCAGAAGTTTTACAGATTGAGCATTCTTACTGCAGACAAGATATAAATAAGGAACATCTTTGGCAGAAAGTGTCTAAACTACATTCAAAGATAACTCTTCTTGAGTTACAGGAACAACAAACTCTAGGGAGATTGAAGTCTTTGGAAGCTCTTATAAGGCAGCTAAAACAGGAAAACTGGCTATCTGAAGAAAATGTCAAGATTATAGAAAACCATTTCACAACATATGAAGTTACTATGATATAG
- the DNAJB9 gene encoding dnaJ homolog subfamily B member 9, protein MATPQSVFIFAICILMITELILASRSYYDILGVPKSASERQIKKAFHKLAMKYHPDKNKSPDAEAKFREIAEAYETLSDANRRKEYDTLGHNAFTNGKGQRASGSPFEHSFNFNFDDLFKDFDFFGQNQNTRSKKHFENHFQTRQDGSSRQRHHFQEFSFGGGLFDDMFEDMEKMFSFSGFDTTNNRHTVQTENRFHGSSKHCRTVTQRRGNMVTTYTDCSGQ, encoded by the exons ATGGCTACTCCCCAATCAGTTTTCATCTTTGCAATCTGCATTTTAATGATAACTGAATTAATTTTGGCTTCCAGAAGTTACTATGATATCTTAGGTGTGCCAAAGTCTGCCTCAGAGCGCCAAATCAAGAAGGCCTTTCACAAGTTGGCCATGAAATACCATCCTGATAAAAATAAGAGCCCTGATGCTGAAGCAAAATTCAGAGAGATTGCAGAAG caTATGAAACTCTCTCAGATGCTAATAGGCGAAAAGAATATGATACACTTGGACATAATGCTTTTACTAATGGTAAAGGACAAAGAGCTAGTGGAAGTCCTTTTGAGCACTCATTTAACTTCAATTTTGATGACTTATTTAAGGACTTTGATTTTTTTGGTCAAAACCAAAATACTCGGTCGAAGAAGCATTTTGAAAATCACTTCCAGACACGCCAGGATGGTTCCAGTAGACAAAGGCACCATTTCCAGGAGTTTTCTTTTGGAGGTGGTTTGTTTGATGACATGTTTGAAGATAtggagaaaatgttttcttttagtgGTTTTGACACCACCAACAATCGACATACAGTACAGACTGAAAATAGATTCCATGGATCTAGCAAGCACTGTAGGACTGTCACTCAACGAAGAGGAAATATGGTTACTACATACACTGACTGTTCAGGACAGTAG